The sequence GCGTCGCACCGTTCACCTTTCCGAAGGCCCCCATCCTGGACGCCGCATCGCTGCCAACCGACCGAGACCTCTTCCGGCTCGGCGACTTCCCAACCATCCTCATCGGGACAGAGCGCTTCGCCGAAACCGTGCGCCGACTCGGCTTCGAGGAAGTGGAGTTCCAGGAAATTCCCACGCGTTAGCCAAGGACTCCGGCTTCACCACCACGGGCCTGCCCTTCAACCGCCCCCTGAATGGCAATCCATGTGAGTGATTGATTCACCGGGAGTGGAGGACCGCCCGCCCCCTCCCCCGCTCGGCGGAGAAGCCGGCAGCCCAGAACGCGCTCGGCCTCAAGGACCGCATCGAGGACATCCTCATCACGCTGGGCGAGCAGTACCACGTCATCCGCCCGCTCGCGTCCCGCGACGGCCTGTTCCTCTACCTCGCCCTCCACCGCGCCAACGCCAACCTCGCCATGGCGCGCTTCAAGCTGGCCGAGATTGAAAAGGGCCTGACGTTCTGAGCGCACCGCCGCTCGCTCGCCCCTCGCGGTGAGCCCACCTGCCCCACGAGCGGGGCACCGCGCACGCCTTCGCGCGGGGCCCCCGTGCATGCACGGGCTCCCGCACGCCGTTAGACAGGACCACCCTCACTGCTGAACCTCATGAGGCGGCCCCGCATCTCGCGCGGGGCTCCATGGGGAGCGTCGGGAATGACGCGACGCAACAGCAGGTAGAGGAAACACAGCACCCTGGGAAGCAGCACCCACGAGGGGGGCGAAAGAGTCACCATGTCCTGTCCACAGCCGAAGCCCACCGAGTTCCGCCTGCCCCTGCGGGCCGAGTCCTTCTCCATCGAGGAGCACCGCAACGTCCACTGCCGCTTCTACGGCGGCTGCATCGACGTGGCGGTGAAGAAGGACTGGGACAGCTTCACCTGCGCCAAGTGCCCCATGTTCCAGATGGACCGGGCTCCCGGCGCGGACGCGTACGCCTTCAACCAACCCGCCGACTCCGGCCGGCCGTAGCCTGCCCGGCGGCCGGCGCACCGAGCCCCGGCCGCGCACGTGGCCTGAGCAACAGCGCCGCTGTCCCGCCGTCCACACGCCGCCCGCGCGCTGTGCGCCAGCGCACCTCCCCCTGTCTCCCGAGACAGTGGGCTCCCGTGAGTCGCTGCGACAGCTTGCCGGGCAAACGGCTCGGGCGTGGGACGCCCCCGGACGGGAGGCGTCATGCTCCGGCAGTTGCTGCTATCCGACTACGGGAACGAGGGCCCCTCCGCGGGCAACGGCTGGACGCTGGTGCTGGCCGAGTTCCCCACGGTGGCGGTGGCTCCGCTGTCCGCCGGACGCGGCATGCGCGTGCTGCGCCTCGACGCGTCCGAGTGGTGTGCACCGGACTTCGACCCCCTCTCCTGGGACGCGCGCGTCTTCGGCACGGCCGAGGCCTCGGAGGAGCTCGCGCTGCACCTGGACGGCGCTCGCGGCGAGTCGCTCGTCGTCGCCGCGCTGGAGGTCCTCACCCGCTACCAGTGCCTCGTGGGCCGCCGCAACGAGGTGTCCGCGGTGCCGCTGTTCGACCGGCTGCTCGCGAGGCACCGGGCACTGCATGATTTGCACCGTCCCCTCGTGCGCGCGGACTACCAGCATGCGCTGGACACCTGGCAGTGGGTGCTGCGGCTGCGCCCGCATGCGAGCCTCGCGGTGCAGGCGGCCGCCCTCTTCCACGACGTGGAGCGGCTCGTCTCCGAGGCGGACCGGCGCGTGGAGCACCACGCCGAGGACTACCAGTCCTTCGAGGACGCCCAGGCGGAGCACGGTGCGGAGATGGCGCGACAGGTGCTGCGCGAGGTGGGCATGGACGTGTCCATCAGCCAGCGCGTGAAGGACCTGGTGGCGCGGCGCGAGCGCCCCGGAGACGAAGCGGACCTCGCGCTGCTCAACGACGCGGACGCGCTGTCGTTCTTCTCGCTCAACGCCTCCGGCTTCGTCCGCTACTTCGACGCCGAGCACAGCCGGCGCAAGGTGGCGAACACGCTCGCGCGCCTGCGGCCGGAGCAGCGGCGGCGGCTCGGGCAGATGCGGCTGGCGCCCCTGGTGCAGCACCTCGTCGACGCGCAGCTCGCCTCCGCCTCGCTCTTCGAAGGCCTGGCATGAAGCTCGTCATCTTCGGCCTCGCGGTGAGCTCGTCCTGGGGCAACGGCCACGCCACGCTGTGGCGCGGCCTCATCGCCTCGCTGACGGCCTGGGGCCACCGCGTCTGCTTCTTCGAGAGGGACCTCCCCTTCTACGCGCCGCACAGGGACCTCGCACAGCTGCCCCGCGGCGGCGAGCTGGTGCTCTACCCGTCCTGGGAGGACGTGCTGCCGCGCGCGCGCAGCGAGCTGTCCGACGCGGACGTCGCGCTGGTGACCTCCTACTGCCCGGACGGCGTGGCCGCCTCGCGGCTGGTTCTGGACTCGCGCGCGCAGGTGCGCTGCTTCTACGATTTGGACACCCCCGTCACCGTGGAGCGCGCTCGGGCGGGCGAGGCCGTGCGCCGGCTCGGTGTCAGCGAGCCCGTCTACGCACCGGAGCACGCCTGAGCCGGCACCCGTCGTCTCCCCGCCCCCGAAGGAGCACGCAATCCCATGGTCGAAGCCATCAAGCTCTGGAACGAGCCCAACAACATGTCCCACTGGGACTTCGACGTGGACAAGGGCTGGGCCCTGTTCTCCAACATGGCGAAGCTGGCCGGCGCGGCGGTGAAGGCGGAGCGCCCCTACCTGCCCCGCGTGCTGGGCGGCATGTCCCCCATCGACCCGGGCTTCCTGCGCAACCTGGAGGGCCAGGGCGTGCTGGAGCACGTGGACGTGGTGGCCATCCACGGCTTCCCGCTGGACTGGAACCACTGGCAGCTCGACGAGTGGCCCGCGCGCTACCGCGAAATCCAGTCCATGGTGAGGCACCCGGTGTGGATTACCGAGGTGGGCGTCTCCACCTTCGGCGCGGAGGAGGTCCAGGAGTTCGGCCTGCGCCGCACCGCGGAGCTCCTCCTGAACCTGGCGCCGCGCGTGCACTGGTACAGCCTCTACGACTTGCCCAGGGCGTGGCCCGCGACGACCCGGCACCGCGAGGCGGAGGGCTCGTCGTACTACCGGCACTTCTACATGGGGCTGCTACGCGAGGACGGCACGCCGAAGAAGGCGCTGCGCCACTTCGCGGACTACACGCCGAAGATGGGCATCTGCCAGTGGTTCCACTTCGAGGACCCCCGCCTGGATGAAGCCGTCTCGTGGCTGAAGAAGCTGGGCGTGAAGAAGCTGCGCACGGGCCTGAGCTGGGCGGACAGCTTCCGCCCCAACGCGGACGCCTGGTTCGACCGGCAGATGACGGCGCTGGAGGACTTCGACGTGACGCTGACGTTCTGTTTCACACCGGAGCACCGCGGCCACCGCCCGCACCACACCAGCCCGCCCCTGCGGGCGGAGGAGTTCGCGGACTTCTGCGTGCGCATGACACGGCGCTATGCCTGACACATTCCCGCCTTGGCCCTTTCCCCCGCGCCCACCTGGGATAGACACACCCCGACACCGTGTTCCAACGAACGGGACACGGACGGAGGGATGAGCACCCCATGCGGGAGCAGCGGGTCGGCACGTGGTTGGAGCTCCAGGACGCACTGTTCGCGGGCTCCTGGAACGAGCAATTGGGACGGCACCGCCCCAGCTTCGTCTTCCGGGGCATGCCGCACGTCGAGCATGACCTGTCCACCGCCCTCAACCGCAAGGGCATGTTCGTGCGACAGGAGAAGGACCTGCTCCGCGCGTTCCGCAAGTACGCGCACAGCGCGGCCCAGCAGCAGATGACTTCCCTCTGGGATTGGCTGGCGCTGGCGCAGCACCACGGGCTGCCCACGCGGCTGCTGGACTGGACGTTCAGCCCGCACGTGGCGCTGCACTTCCTCACCGAGGACACCGACCTGGCGGACCAGGACGGCGTGGTGTGGCGCGTGGACTACCGCGAGACGAACCGCCTCCTCCCGAAGCCGCTGAAGACCCAACTCCAGCATGAGGGTGCGGACGTCTTCACCGCGGAGATGCTGGCCGCGGTGGCCGGTGACTTGAGCGCCTTCGACCGGATGACGAAGCACCCCTTCGTCCTCTTCTTCGAGCCGCCCTCGCTGGACGCGCGAATCGTCAACCAGTTCGCGCTCTTCTCGGTGATGAACGGGACAGGGCTGCGCCTCGACGAGTTCCTCGAGGGGCAGAAGAAGGGGGTGCGCAAGCTCATCATCCCCGCCGCCCTGAAGTGGGAGGTGCGCGACAAGCTGGACCAGGCCAACGTCACCGAGCGCGTGCTCTTCCCCGGCCTCGACGGGCTGAGCCGCTGGCTGCGCCGCTACTACAGCCCGCGGCCCCGCTGAAGCGCCCGCCTACGTGTGCGCGTAGCGGTGCTCGCCGTAGTCGAGGTCGTCGTTCATGGTGACGTCCCCTGTAATCCCGGCGGCGCGTTGCTGCTCCACGACTTCGCGCAGGTTCTTCACGCGCTTGTTGCCGAAGGCGCCGCCGATGACGACCGCGAGCAGCAGCCCATAGAAGATGACGACTCCGAGCAGGGCGAATCCAACAATCTCCATGCGATGCACCTCGCTGTCCGGGGCCGCGCGCGGCGGCCGCGTTGACTCCTCCCGGTCAAGGTGTGTCCTCCCACCGCTCGCGGCGCTGCTTCCTCGCATGCCCTCGTGAGGACGCCCGCAGCGGCAGCAGGCGGGAGAGCACTCCATGCCTGCGAGGTGCCTCGCCTGCCTCCCGGGCCAGACGCGGGCCGCTCCCGCGCCAGCGTCGCGCAGGGGAGCCACCGCAGGACGGGCGGCCCCCAAACCTTCGTATGAGGCGGACCAAACCCCCGTACGATGGCCAGTCCCAGGTGCAGCGCGCATCCTCGCGGCCGATTCACTCCCCCCGAGCCCGATAGGAAGCGCGCATGGATACCAAGACCCGTTCCGGAGCCCACGCCGGCAAAATCAACGGCAGCTATCTCACCACCCGGGATGGCACGCAGCTCTACTTCAAGGACTGGGGCCCCAAGAACGGGCAGCCCGTGGTCTTCTCC comes from Pyxidicoccus parkwaysis and encodes:
- a CDS encoding DUF4202 family protein, with amino-acid sequence MLRQLLLSDYGNEGPSAGNGWTLVLAEFPTVAVAPLSAGRGMRVLRLDASEWCAPDFDPLSWDARVFGTAEASEELALHLDGARGESLVVAALEVLTRYQCLVGRRNEVSAVPLFDRLLARHRALHDLHRPLVRADYQHALDTWQWVLRLRPHASLAVQAAALFHDVERLVSEADRRVEHHAEDYQSFEDAQAEHGAEMARQVLREVGMDVSISQRVKDLVARRERPGDEADLALLNDADALSFFSLNASGFVRYFDAEHSRRKVANTLARLRPEQRRRLGQMRLAPLVQHLVDAQLASASLFEGLA
- a CDS encoding beta-xylosidase — translated: MVEAIKLWNEPNNMSHWDFDVDKGWALFSNMAKLAGAAVKAERPYLPRVLGGMSPIDPGFLRNLEGQGVLEHVDVVAIHGFPLDWNHWQLDEWPARYREIQSMVRHPVWITEVGVSTFGAEEVQEFGLRRTAELLLNLAPRVHWYSLYDLPRAWPATTRHREAEGSSYYRHFYMGLLREDGTPKKALRHFADYTPKMGICQWFHFEDPRLDEAVSWLKKLGVKKLRTGLSWADSFRPNADAWFDRQMTALEDFDVTLTFCFTPEHRGHRPHHTSPPLRAEEFADFCVRMTRRYA
- a CDS encoding FRG domain-containing protein, with amino-acid sequence MREQRVGTWLELQDALFAGSWNEQLGRHRPSFVFRGMPHVEHDLSTALNRKGMFVRQEKDLLRAFRKYAHSAAQQQMTSLWDWLALAQHHGLPTRLLDWTFSPHVALHFLTEDTDLADQDGVVWRVDYRETNRLLPKPLKTQLQHEGADVFTAEMLAAVAGDLSAFDRMTKHPFVLFFEPPSLDARIVNQFALFSVMNGTGLRLDEFLEGQKKGVRKLIIPAALKWEVRDKLDQANVTERVLFPGLDGLSRWLRRYYSPRPR